A genomic window from bacterium includes:
- a CDS encoding sigma-54 dependent transcriptional regulator translates to MSQEPKARILVVDDEQSMREFLEIFLRREGYAVSIAADVDTAIAHLESDEIDLVITDMQMPEKTGLDLILAAREISPETIAIVVTAFGTTDSAISAMKEGAYDYLTKPFKVDELSIVIEKALEKKLLSNENQRLRRELRSQSRDRNILGSSRAMQEVFDLIAQVAETKTNVLVSGESGTGKELVARAIHEQSDRASEAFVAINCGAIPENLLESELFGHVKGAFTGAVQNKEGLFEAATGGTLFLDEIGELSQPLQVKLLRALQEKSIRRVGDTVDRKIDVRIVSATNRRLEEEVAEGRFREDVYYRLNVIQLQLPPLREREEDIPLLAQHFIRRFSEELGKEVEGMDAEAYDLLASYGFPGNVRELENLIERAVALARGPVIGPDLLPPTVVRPTSSQPMAPRVTAEGVDLETLVSDYERSLLEEALVQSKGVKKQAARLLGISFRSFRYRLEKLGIEDARRED, encoded by the coding sequence ATGAGCCAGGAGCCCAAGGCGCGCATCCTCGTCGTCGACGACGAACAGAGCATGCGGGAGTTCCTCGAGATCTTCCTGCGACGCGAAGGCTACGCGGTCTCGATCGCGGCGGACGTCGATACCGCGATCGCCCATCTCGAGTCCGACGAGATCGACCTCGTGATCACCGACATGCAGATGCCCGAGAAGACGGGGCTCGATCTGATCCTGGCCGCCCGCGAGATCTCGCCGGAGACGATCGCGATCGTCGTCACCGCGTTCGGAACGACCGACAGCGCCATCTCGGCCATGAAGGAGGGCGCCTACGACTACCTGACGAAGCCCTTCAAGGTCGACGAGCTCAGCATCGTGATCGAGAAGGCGCTCGAGAAAAAGCTCCTCTCGAACGAGAACCAGCGCCTGCGCCGGGAGCTTCGCAGCCAGTCCCGCGACCGGAACATCCTCGGCTCGTCCCGCGCGATGCAGGAGGTGTTCGACCTGATCGCCCAGGTGGCCGAGACGAAGACGAACGTCCTCGTCTCCGGCGAGAGCGGCACCGGCAAGGAACTCGTCGCGCGCGCGATCCACGAACAGAGCGATCGGGCGAGCGAAGCCTTCGTGGCGATCAACTGCGGGGCGATCCCCGAGAACCTGCTCGAGAGCGAGCTCTTCGGCCATGTGAAGGGCGCCTTCACCGGGGCGGTCCAGAACAAGGAAGGCCTCTTCGAGGCGGCGACCGGCGGAACGCTCTTCCTGGACGAGATCGGCGAGCTCTCGCAGCCTCTGCAGGTCAAGCTGCTCCGCGCGCTCCAGGAGAAGAGCATCCGCCGGGTCGGCGACACCGTCGACCGGAAGATCGACGTGCGGATCGTCTCCGCGACGAACCGCCGCCTCGAGGAAGAGGTCGCCGAGGGGCGCTTCCGCGAGGACGTGTACTACCGCCTGAACGTGATCCAGCTCCAGCTTCCGCCGCTGCGGGAGCGCGAAGAGGACATCCCCCTCCTGGCCCAGCACTTCATTCGCCGATTTTCGGAGGAGCTCGGCAAGGAGGTCGAGGGCATGGACGCGGAGGCCTACGACCTGCTCGCTTCCTACGGCTTCCCCGGCAACGTCCGCGAGCTCGAGAACCTGATCGAGCGGGCCGTCGCCCTCGCGCGCGGCCCCGTGATCGGGCCCGATCTGCTGCCGCCGACGGTGGTGCGACCGACGTCTTCGCAGCCGATGGCGCCCCGGGTCACCGCGGAGGGCGTGGACCTCGAAACGCTCGTGTCGGACTACGAGCGGTCGCTGCTCGAAGAGGCCCTGGTGCAGTCCAAGGGCGTCAAGAAGCAGGCCGCCCGGCTGCTCGGCATCTCCTTCCGGTCCTTCCGGTACCGCCTCGAGAAGCTGGGCATCGAGGACGCGCGCCGCGAGGACTGA
- a CDS encoding helix-turn-helix transcriptional regulator, which translates to MASNQVQRFRENLMMSKAELARKAGLSTLTIDRVEAGRPCRLDTKRKILLALGLKVSDKDRVFGQMDVPDTLGSLDTSDFSGYRQ; encoded by the coding sequence GTGGCCAGTAATCAGGTTCAGAGGTTTCGCGAAAACCTCATGATGAGCAAAGCCGAACTCGCGCGGAAGGCAGGCCTTTCGACGCTGACGATCGATCGCGTCGAAGCAGGGCGCCCGTGCCGGCTCGATACCAAGCGCAAGATCCTCCTTGCCCTCGGGCTGAAGGTTTCTGACAAGGATCGGGTCTTCGGCCAGATGGACGTCCCGGACACGCTGGGGAGCTTGGATACGTCCGACTTCTCCGGATACCGGCAATAG
- a CDS encoding sigma-54 dependent transcriptional regulator: MFDRILVIDADAAVREDLEIVLSDEGYEVQTADRGETALDRIETSTVDAVLLDLHVPGLEGFDLLPQIARHLPGVPIIVMSAVGDERLAVEAIQRGAYDYLAKPIQPSEIRLTLLKAHQREVLRRKTELLQRDMKQSLGERAIVAASDGMIELLEMLERTAGYKSTVLVTGESGTGKEVIARAIHAQSPRREAPFVAINCGAIPENLLESELFGHAKGAFTGASRAHRGLFAEADQGTLFLDEIAELPVSLQVKLLRAIQEEEVRPVGETKSQRVDVRVIAATARDLEREIAEGRFREDLFYRLNVVRLEVPPLRERREDIPLLVDHFLARFRDELGKPVRTVADETLDLLVGYDWPGNVRELENLIERAVILTDGDTIEAGSLPSVVGEPKSLPTAPPALEDEPDEDLNLKRARKCFEAGLIRKALARTGGNRTHAARLLEISHRALLYKIKDYGIRD; encoded by the coding sequence ATGTTCGATCGAATCCTGGTGATCGATGCCGACGCGGCCGTCCGCGAGGACCTCGAGATCGTCCTCTCAGACGAGGGCTACGAGGTTCAGACCGCCGACCGCGGCGAAACCGCGCTGGACCGGATCGAGACCTCGACGGTCGACGCGGTCCTCCTCGATCTCCACGTGCCCGGCCTGGAGGGCTTCGACCTCCTGCCGCAGATCGCGCGCCATCTGCCCGGCGTTCCGATCATCGTCATGTCCGCCGTCGGCGACGAACGCCTCGCCGTGGAAGCGATCCAGCGCGGCGCCTACGACTATCTGGCGAAGCCCATTCAACCCTCCGAGATCCGCCTGACGCTGCTGAAGGCCCACCAGCGCGAGGTCCTGCGCCGCAAGACTGAGCTTCTCCAGAGGGACATGAAGCAGTCCCTCGGCGAACGCGCGATCGTCGCGGCCTCGGACGGGATGATCGAGCTCCTCGAGATGCTCGAGCGAACCGCGGGATACAAGTCCACGGTCCTCGTGACCGGCGAGAGTGGGACCGGCAAGGAAGTCATCGCACGTGCGATCCACGCCCAGTCTCCGCGCCGGGAAGCCCCCTTCGTGGCCATCAACTGCGGCGCGATCCCCGAGAACCTGCTGGAGAGCGAGCTCTTCGGACACGCCAAGGGCGCCTTCACTGGCGCCAGTCGCGCCCACCGAGGTCTCTTCGCCGAAGCGGATCAGGGCACGCTCTTCCTCGACGAGATCGCCGAGCTGCCGGTCTCGCTCCAGGTGAAGCTCCTGCGGGCGATCCAGGAAGAGGAGGTCCGCCCCGTCGGCGAGACCAAGAGCCAGCGGGTCGACGTCCGCGTCATCGCCGCGACGGCACGCGACCTCGAGCGGGAAATCGCCGAAGGCCGGTTCCGCGAAGACCTCTTCTACCGCCTGAACGTCGTTCGCCTCGAGGTCCCGCCCCTGCGCGAGCGCCGCGAGGACATCCCGCTCCTCGTCGACCACTTCCTCGCGCGCTTCCGCGACGAGCTCGGGAAGCCGGTCCGCACCGTCGCCGACGAGACCCTCGATCTGCTCGTGGGGTACGACTGGCCGGGCAACGTGCGCGAGCTCGAGAACCTGATCGAGCGCGCGGTCATCCTGACGGACGGCGACACGATCGAAGCGGGCTCCCTGCCCTCCGTGGTGGGCGAGCCGAAGTCCCTGCCCACGGCCCCGCCCGCGCTCGAGGACGAGCCCGACGAGGACCTGAACCTGAAGCGCGCGCGGAAGTGCTTCGAGGCCGGCCTGATCCGAAAGGCTCTCGCGCGCACGGGCGGCAACCGAACCCACGCGGCGCGTCTGCTCGAGATCAGTCACCGCGCCCTCCTCTACAAGATCAAGGACTACGGGATCCGGGACTGA
- a CDS encoding pilus assembly protein PilP, giving the protein MKYSKLLMVILLALSLVVIATGCAEEDQSGKPGVADFEKEREALANRDTSKKGKKVKKKKKSKKGTQAKGSSGGTGYAAGEADYFYDPRGKRDPFRSIRFAADDSDEEQKRDFGPLGDFELGQLELSAVIWDAGNPRALILDPGGRSYIVREGSAIGKNNGQVIHIGDNLVLVKETYENFAGEQTTKDVELRIRLSQGG; this is encoded by the coding sequence GTGAAGTATTCGAAGCTTTTGATGGTGATCCTCCTGGCGCTGTCCCTCGTGGTCATCGCCACGGGATGCGCCGAGGAAGACCAGTCCGGGAAGCCCGGTGTTGCGGATTTCGAGAAGGAGCGCGAGGCGCTCGCGAACCGCGACACGAGCAAGAAGGGCAAGAAGGTCAAGAAGAAGAAGAAGAGCAAGAAGGGCACGCAGGCCAAGGGGTCGAGTGGAGGGACCGGCTACGCCGCGGGCGAGGCCGACTACTTCTACGACCCGCGTGGCAAGCGTGACCCCTTCCGCTCGATCCGCTTCGCCGCGGACGATTCCGACGAAGAGCAGAAGCGGGACTTTGGGCCGTTGGGGGACTTCGAGCTGGGTCAGCTCGAGCTCTCCGCGGTGATCTGGGACGCGGGCAATCCGCGCGCCCTGATCCTCGATCCGGGTGGTCGCTCGTACATCGTGCGAGAGGGCAGTGCGATCGGGAAGAACAACGGTCAGGTGATTCACATCGGTGACAACCTCGTCCTCGTCAAGGAGACCTACGAGAACTTCGCAGGTGAGCAGACGACGAAGGACGTGGAGTTGCGGATTCGTTTGAGCCAGGGAGGGTGA
- a CDS encoding type 4a pilus biogenesis protein PilO, whose translation MALDMNVDFDEKIEQLAKVPKAIRLAVVSVLLVSLVGLYWYVSYQPAQARRAELVTQSQELQRTLNNARSVANNLPAFEAEVAELERDLDLALKQLPNRKQFEDLLQDISTAGKKVGVSIKTIDRNKEVKRDFYAEVPFNLELEGTYHDLARFFEMVATLPRIVNVGALQIDVAKETRTGTSLKVSGKATTFRFLSGEA comes from the coding sequence ATGGCGTTGGACATGAACGTCGATTTCGACGAGAAGATCGAGCAGCTCGCCAAGGTCCCGAAGGCGATTCGCCTGGCGGTCGTGAGCGTCCTGCTGGTGAGCCTGGTGGGTCTCTACTGGTACGTGTCGTATCAGCCGGCGCAGGCCCGTCGCGCCGAGCTGGTCACGCAGTCGCAGGAGCTTCAGCGCACGCTGAACAACGCGCGCTCCGTCGCGAACAACCTGCCTGCCTTCGAGGCGGAGGTCGCCGAGCTCGAACGCGACCTGGATCTCGCCCTGAAGCAGCTTCCGAACCGAAAGCAGTTCGAGGACCTGCTCCAGGACATCAGCACGGCCGGGAAGAAGGTAGGCGTCTCGATCAAGACGATCGATCGGAACAAGGAAGTGAAGCGTGACTTCTACGCGGAGGTCCCCTTCAACCTGGAGCTCGAAGGCACCTACCACGATCTCGCCCGGTTCTTCGAGATGGTGGCGACACTGCCGCGGATCGTGAACGTGGGCGCTCTCCAGATCGACGTCGCGAAGGAGACCCGAACGGGCACGAGCCTCAAGGTCTCCGGCAAGGCGACGACCTTCCGATTCCTGAGCGGCGAGGCTTGA
- a CDS encoding PilN domain-containing protein, with the protein MMMEINLLPHREARRAADLRETIALLVLGLVVVGGGVFLTDKGVKSDLAAAEASVAQLQADIERYEPQKKLVKSFKKRKKQLQSKLDVIDSLERARNGPVRILDELSQRVPDRLWLTSVTTKGKGVKLEGQSLDTGVVADFLRGLNASPYFKNVDLDKTSGGKVVKGVRLVNFEIRADMTSPARKKKADEAES; encoded by the coding sequence ATGATGATGGAAATCAACCTCCTACCGCATCGCGAAGCGCGGCGCGCGGCGGATCTCCGCGAGACCATCGCCCTGTTGGTGCTCGGTCTGGTGGTCGTCGGCGGCGGGGTCTTCCTGACGGACAAGGGCGTGAAGAGCGACCTGGCCGCGGCGGAAGCGAGCGTCGCCCAGCTTCAGGCGGACATCGAGCGCTACGAGCCGCAGAAGAAGCTCGTGAAGAGCTTCAAGAAGCGGAAGAAGCAGCTCCAGAGCAAGCTCGACGTCATCGACAGCCTCGAGCGCGCGCGGAACGGACCGGTTCGCATCCTGGACGAGCTCTCTCAGCGCGTTCCGGACCGTCTCTGGCTCACCTCGGTCACGACGAAGGGCAAGGGCGTCAAGCTCGAGGGGCAGAGTCTCGACACCGGCGTCGTCGCGGATTTCCTCCGCGGCCTGAACGCGTCGCCGTACTTCAAGAACGTCGATCTCGACAAGACTTCGGGAGGCAAGGTCGTCAAGGGCGTCCGCCTCGTGAACTTCGAGATCCGCGCAGACATGACCTCGCCGGCCCGTAAGAAGAAGGCCGACGAGGCCGAGTCCTGA
- a CDS encoding shikimate kinase, protein MSGERVNPKAQRRPVFLVGMMGAGKSTIGPALAARLGRTFVDTDHEVERTAGRSVAEIFEREGEAGFRERERAAIEAASLEAAVVALGGGAIVQPGAADLLTERGTVVWLEADPETLLARIGDAESRPLLAGLGREGQRAKLGGLLAERKPYYARAAIRVDATGEPEAVVDAIVSAMHGR, encoded by the coding sequence GTGAGTGGAGAGCGCGTGAATCCGAAGGCCCAGCGAAGGCCCGTCTTTCTGGTCGGCATGATGGGCGCGGGCAAGTCCACGATCGGCCCGGCTCTCGCGGCCCGCCTGGGCCGGACCTTCGTCGACACGGACCACGAGGTCGAGCGGACCGCCGGCAGAAGCGTCGCCGAGATCTTCGAGCGCGAGGGGGAGGCGGGCTTCCGGGAGCGGGAGCGGGCCGCGATCGAGGCCGCGAGCCTGGAAGCGGCGGTCGTCGCCCTGGGCGGCGGAGCGATCGTCCAGCCCGGGGCCGCGGATCTCCTGACGGAACGAGGCACGGTCGTCTGGCTGGAGGCCGACCCGGAGACCCTCCTCGCCCGGATCGGGGACGCCGAGAGCCGTCCGCTGCTCGCCGGGCTCGGTCGGGAAGGCCAGCGGGCGAAGCTCGGAGGACTCCTCGCGGAGCGGAAGCCCTATTATGCTCGCGCCGCGATCCGCGTCGACGCCACGGGGGAGCCCGAGGCCGTGGTCGACGCGATCGTCTCGGCGATGCACGGCCGCTGA
- the pilQ gene encoding type IV pilus secretin PilQ — protein sequence MATIVVAIVAMGCATPEAPTTGVEATSMVQTIGDVSVARDGDDSVVTLAGLIDPIYSVTAPSDENLVVIDLVGVGKPDEGDLEGAVRDEDQQVAAYDGVVDLVTLSTYDEDGGTPLTRVEIVMASAGITDVVSTDAGLTIRVTPGPAPFGTAEAEQDWDEDPTDATPWQSEEMAADDAEVAFGTEPEAAPIVAAPPAATTLTGVSAQATDGGVLVGLTADGGIGALEAFTLENPARLVVDLPGIAAASSATSISVESDLVTGVRLGAHAEKVRIVIDGGPAAGDFSGRQIMPGTTGLWIAVGGGEALAQAMTDALDGSEAAWIASATAAATPMAEEPIEDAPAFADEAPMEIAAEETTPVVAKEAAFMAPAEDFAAESDPVEIVAVEETALEMAPAADEAALATLSLAEVYGLHYERTEGLDRTAILADDTLAYTTSAPDASTWVVSIPGARISDEASDRIFPKQGGPVSMIHAFQQPEVETPEVRVVFTRAPNQEPVISRRGSMLFVEFQDMGIAAAAPPAFPNAGGEQEATGLTLSESPVEPIAGTTSAEAPVAAVTPMADPYAMDAPAPSPTDLTSEPTPIQAIATPAAPIEVAQAAAAPGFESGGAMEAMPVADPNAMWDAPQAAPAAPAAVEVPAAIEVLEEGGLIDGKEYRGRRVSLDFKDVAIADVLRLIAEVSDLNIIAGDEVSGNVTIRLVDVPWDQALDVILMTKGLGFVRVGNVLRIAPSDVLKAEEEVRLQERRNKEKLEDLEVKLLPVNYASVKDTEGLVKRLLSARGTVNLDERTNTLIIKDIASVIDEASALISAIDTQTPQVMIEAKIVEASLDFSRELGSVWGIQTQRFTDPFDPDTPRRDLDFANDGINLIDENSLAFANPIAAVPTGLLTVGALILDQDFRVDAQIQAAESTGDGKVVSSPRIVTLDNTEARIEQGVSIPFQTFEGGDAKLEFIDAVLSLIVTPHITADESIIMEIQVSRNAPDDSVQTPTGSPAIARNEAMTETLVKDGQTLVLGGIYTITKSNTQSRIPYLHRIPVIGNAFKSNSVRDSRQELLVFVTPRIVRLPEMASN from the coding sequence ATGGCAACGATCGTTGTCGCCATCGTCGCGATGGGCTGTGCGACGCCGGAGGCGCCCACGACGGGCGTCGAGGCGACCTCGATGGTTCAGACGATCGGGGACGTTTCGGTCGCGCGGGACGGTGACGATTCCGTCGTCACGCTCGCGGGTCTGATCGACCCGATCTACTCGGTGACGGCACCGAGCGACGAGAACCTGGTCGTGATCGACCTGGTCGGCGTCGGCAAGCCCGACGAGGGTGACCTCGAAGGGGCGGTGCGCGACGAAGATCAGCAGGTCGCGGCCTACGACGGAGTCGTGGATCTCGTCACGCTCTCGACCTACGACGAGGACGGCGGCACGCCGCTCACTCGGGTCGAGATCGTGATGGCGAGCGCGGGGATCACGGACGTCGTCTCGACGGACGCGGGCCTCACGATTCGGGTCACGCCGGGTCCGGCCCCCTTCGGCACCGCCGAGGCGGAGCAGGACTGGGACGAGGATCCGACGGACGCCACGCCCTGGCAGTCGGAAGAGATGGCGGCGGACGACGCCGAGGTTGCGTTCGGTACGGAGCCCGAAGCGGCGCCGATCGTGGCGGCCCCGCCGGCGGCGACGACCCTCACGGGCGTCTCGGCCCAGGCGACGGACGGCGGTGTCCTCGTCGGTCTCACGGCCGACGGCGGGATCGGCGCCCTCGAGGCCTTCACGCTCGAGAATCCGGCGCGACTGGTCGTGGATCTGCCCGGGATCGCGGCGGCGAGCTCCGCCACGAGCATCTCGGTGGAGTCCGATCTCGTGACCGGCGTGCGCCTCGGCGCTCACGCCGAGAAGGTGCGGATCGTGATCGACGGCGGTCCGGCGGCGGGAGACTTCTCCGGTCGTCAGATCATGCCCGGGACCACGGGCCTCTGGATCGCGGTCGGCGGCGGCGAGGCCCTCGCTCAGGCGATGACCGATGCGCTCGACGGATCCGAGGCGGCCTGGATCGCTTCCGCGACCGCGGCGGCGACGCCGATGGCCGAGGAGCCGATCGAGGACGCGCCGGCCTTCGCAGACGAAGCGCCGATGGAGATCGCAGCCGAGGAGACGACCCCGGTCGTCGCCAAGGAAGCGGCGTTCATGGCGCCCGCGGAGGACTTCGCTGCGGAGTCCGATCCGGTCGAGATCGTCGCGGTGGAAGAGACCGCGCTCGAGATGGCTCCGGCCGCGGATGAAGCCGCGCTCGCGACCCTCTCGCTCGCGGAGGTCTACGGACTCCACTACGAGCGGACCGAGGGCCTCGACCGAACGGCGATCCTCGCGGACGACACGCTCGCCTACACGACGAGCGCACCGGATGCGTCGACCTGGGTCGTCAGCATCCCCGGTGCCCGAATCAGCGACGAGGCGTCGGACCGGATCTTCCCGAAGCAGGGCGGACCCGTTTCGATGATCCACGCCTTCCAGCAGCCCGAGGTCGAGACTCCGGAAGTTCGCGTGGTCTTCACGCGAGCGCCGAACCAGGAGCCGGTGATCAGCCGCCGCGGTTCGATGCTCTTCGTGGAGTTCCAGGACATGGGCATCGCGGCCGCCGCGCCGCCGGCGTTCCCGAACGCGGGGGGCGAGCAGGAGGCCACGGGTCTGACGCTCAGTGAGTCGCCGGTCGAGCCCATCGCGGGCACGACGTCCGCCGAGGCGCCGGTCGCCGCGGTGACGCCGATGGCGGATCCCTATGCGATGGACGCTCCGGCCCCGTCGCCGACGGACCTCACGTCCGAGCCGACGCCGATCCAGGCGATCGCGACGCCGGCGGCGCCGATCGAGGTGGCGCAGGCCGCCGCGGCGCCCGGCTTCGAGTCGGGTGGCGCGATGGAAGCGATGCCCGTCGCCGATCCGAACGCGATGTGGGACGCGCCGCAGGCGGCGCCCGCTGCTCCGGCGGCGGTCGAGGTTCCGGCCGCGATCGAGGTGCTCGAAGAGGGCGGCCTGATCGATGGCAAGGAGTACCGTGGCCGACGGGTCTCGCTCGACTTCAAGGACGTGGCGATCGCCGACGTGCTTCGCCTGATCGCGGAGGTCTCGGATCTCAACATCATCGCCGGTGACGAGGTCTCCGGGAACGTGACGATCCGACTCGTCGACGTGCCCTGGGACCAGGCGCTGGACGTCATCCTCATGACCAAGGGCCTGGGCTTCGTCCGGGTGGGCAACGTCCTCCGGATCGCGCCCTCCGACGTGCTCAAGGCGGAGGAAGAGGTCCGGCTCCAGGAACGCCGCAACAAGGAGAAGCTCGAGGATCTCGAGGTCAAGCTCCTGCCCGTCAACTACGCCTCGGTCAAGGACACGGAGGGGCTCGTCAAGCGCCTCCTCTCCGCCCGCGGCACGGTCAACCTGGACGAGCGCACCAACACGCTGATCATCAAAGACATCGCGTCCGTGATCGACGAAGCGAGCGCGCTCATCTCGGCGATCGATACCCAGACGCCGCAGGTCATGATCGAGGCCAAGATCGTCGAGGCCAGCCTGGACTTCAGCCGCGAGCTCGGCTCGGTCTGGGGCATCCAGACGCAGCGCTTCACGGATCCCTTCGATCCCGACACGCCGCGCCGGGACCTGGACTTCGCCAACGACGGCATCAACCTGATCGACGAGAACAGCCTGGCCTTCGCCAACCCGATCGCCGCGGTGCCCACTGGGCTCTTGACGGTCGGCGCCTTGATCCTCGACCAGGACTTCCGGGTCGATGCCCAGATCCAGGCCGCGGAGTCCACGGGTGACGGCAAGGTCGTCTCGAGCCCGCGGATCGTGACCCTCGACAACACGGAAGCCCGAATCGAACAGGGTGTGTCGATTCCCTTCCAGACCTTCGAAGGGGGCGATGCGAAGCTCGAGTTCATCGACGCGGTGCTGTCGCTCATCGTGACGCCGCACATCACGGCCGACGAGAGCATCATCATGGAGATCCAGGTCAGCCGGAACGCACCGGACGACTCGGTCCAGACGCCGACAGGTTCGCCGGCCATCGCGCGGAACGAGGCGATGACCGAGACCCTGGTGAAGGACGGTCAGACGCTGGTACTCGGCGGGATCTACACGATCACCAAGAGCAACACGCAGAGCCGGATTCCCTACCTGCACCGGATTCCGGTCATCGGGAATGCCTTCAAGAGCAACTCCGTGCGGGACTCCCGCCAGGAGCTGCTGGTCTTCGTGACGCCGCGCATCGTGCGGCTGCCCGAGATGGCCAGCAACTAG
- a CDS encoding pilus assembly protein PilM: protein MKFSLPSFGKASLIGLDIGSSSVKAVEISTKSRDKGFELKSLGQAPLASEAIVQGAFLNSSAIVDSIREAVEAGKIGAKDVAAAVSGHSVIVKRVNLPQMTREELEDQIQWEAEQYIPFDVNEVNLDFQILDSNEDEGQMDVLLVAAKKDLIDDYVQVISEAGLNPVAIDVAGFAVQNAFEMNYEQDPEAVTALVNIGGQVVNINVLRNGIPAFTRDIMTGGAQYTEEIQKALSVSYEEAERIKMGGAPGEDGQVQDVIPQEVEQAMRNVSDNVIGEISRSLDFFAATAADARITKVLLSGGGSKISGFAPAFAERTGLETDLLNPLSHMLPSKGFDAPYLESMAPLLSVAIGLATRRLD from the coding sequence ATGAAGTTTTCTCTTCCGAGCTTCGGCAAGGCCTCGCTGATCGGCCTCGACATCGGGTCGAGTTCGGTCAAGGCGGTCGAGATCTCCACGAAGAGCCGAGACAAGGGCTTCGAGCTCAAGAGCCTCGGACAGGCGCCGCTCGCTTCCGAAGCGATCGTTCAGGGCGCGTTCCTGAACTCGAGCGCGATCGTCGACTCGATCCGTGAAGCGGTCGAGGCGGGCAAGATCGGTGCGAAGGACGTGGCCGCCGCGGTCTCCGGACACAGCGTGATCGTCAAGCGCGTGAATCTCCCGCAGATGACGCGCGAGGAGCTCGAGGATCAGATCCAGTGGGAGGCGGAGCAGTACATCCCCTTCGACGTGAACGAGGTCAACCTCGACTTCCAGATCCTCGACTCGAACGAGGACGAAGGGCAGATGGACGTCCTCCTGGTCGCGGCCAAGAAGGACCTGATCGACGACTACGTCCAGGTGATCAGCGAGGCGGGCCTCAATCCCGTCGCGATCGACGTCGCCGGCTTCGCGGTCCAGAACGCCTTCGAGATGAACTACGAGCAGGATCCCGAAGCCGTCACGGCGCTCGTCAACATCGGCGGCCAGGTCGTCAACATCAACGTGTTGCGCAACGGCATCCCGGCCTTCACCCGGGACATCATGACCGGCGGCGCCCAGTACACCGAAGAGATCCAGAAGGCGCTCTCCGTGTCGTACGAGGAGGCCGAGCGGATCAAGATGGGTGGCGCCCCCGGCGAGGACGGCCAGGTCCAGGACGTGATTCCGCAGGAGGTCGAGCAGGCCATGCGGAACGTCTCGGACAACGTGATCGGTGAGATCAGCCGCTCGCTCGACTTCTTCGCGGCGACGGCGGCGGATGCGCGGATCACGAAGGTGCTGCTCTCGGGCGGCGGTTCGAAGATCTCCGGCTTCGCCCCGGCCTTCGCCGAGCGCACGGGACTCGAGACGGACCTGCTGAACCCCCTCTCGCACATGCTGCCGAGCAAGGGCTTCGACGCTCCGTATCTCGAGTCCATGGCGCCGCTGCTCTCGGTCGCGATCGGACTGGCCACGAGGAGACTCGACTGA